One part of the Hippopotamus amphibius kiboko isolate mHipAmp2 chromosome 14, mHipAmp2.hap2, whole genome shotgun sequence genome encodes these proteins:
- the POGLUT2 gene encoding protein O-glucosyltransferase 2 isoform X2: MFSILLLYCFFLGTVPALAETGGERRLSPEKSEVWGPGLKAAVVLPARYFYIQAVDTSGKKFTSSPGEKVFQIKISAPEEQFTRVGVQVLDRKDGSFIVRYRMYASYKNLKIEVKFQGQHVAKSPYILKGPVYHENCDCPLEDSAAWLQEMNCPEIITQIQRDLAHFPTIDPEKIAAEIPERFGQRQSLCHYTLKDNKVYIETHGEHVGFRIFMDAILLSLTRKVKMPDVEFFVNLGDWPLEKKKSNSNIHPIFSWCGSTDSKDIVMPTYDLTDSVLETMGRVSLDMMSVQANTGPPWESKNTTAVWRGRDSRKERLELVKLSRKHPELIDAAFTNFFFFKHDESLYGPIVKHISFFDFFKHKYQINVDGTVAAYRLPYLLVGDSVVLKQDSIYYEHFYNELQPWKHYIPVKSNLSDLLEKLKWAKDHDEEVRQRR, translated from the exons ATGTTTAGCATTTTGCTGCTTTACTGCTTCTTTCTGGGGACAGTTCCAGCACTGGCCGAGACCGGCGGAGAGAGGCGACTGAGCCCGGAGAAGAGCGAAGTATGGGGACCCGGGCTCAAAGCTGCTGTGGTCCTTCCCGCGCGCTATTTCTACATTCAGGCGGTGGACACTTCAGGAAAGAA ATTCACATCTTCTCCGGGTGAAAAAGTGTTCCAGATTAAAATCTCAGCCCCAGAGGAGCAATTCACTAGAGTCGGGGTCCAGGTTTTAGACCGAAAAGATGGGTCCTTCATAGTAAGATACAGAATGTACGCCAGCTACAAAAATCTGAAGATAGAAGTCAAATTCCAAGGTCAACACGTGGCCAAGtctccatatattttaaaag GGCCAGTTTACCACGAGAATTGTGACTGTCCTTTGGAAGACAGTGCAGCCTGGCTACAGGAGATGAACTGCCCAGAAATCATTACTCAGATTCAGAGAGATCTAGCACATTTCCCTACCATTGATCCAGAAAAGATCGCAGCAGAAATCCCAGAGAGATTTGGACAAAGACAGAGCTTGTGTCATTATACCTTGAAGGATAACAAG GTTTATATCGAGACACACGGTGAACATGTAGGTTTCAGAATTTTCATGGATGCCATACTACTTTCTTTGACTAGAAAA GTGAAGATGCCTGATGTGGAGTTTTTTGTTAATTTGGGAGACTGgcctttggaaaaaaagaaatccaattcaAATATCCATCCAATCTTTTCCTGGTGTGGCTCCACGGATTCCAAAGACATTGTGATGCCCACCTACGACTTGACTGACTCTGTCCTTGAAACCATGGGCCG AGTCAGTCTGGATATGATGTCTGTGCAAGCCAACACGGGTCCTCCCTGGGAAAGCAAAAACACCACAGCTGTCTGGAGAGGGCGAGACAGCCGAAAAGAGAGACTCGAGCTGGTTAAACTCAGCAGGAAACACCCGGAACTCATAGACGCTGCTTTCaccaactttttcttctttaaacacgACGAAAGCCTCTATGGTCCCATTGTgaaacacatttcattttttgatttcttcaag CATAAGTATCAGATAAACGTCGATGGCACTGTCGCAGCCTATCGCCTGCCGTATCTGCTAGTCGGTGACAGTGTGGTGCTGAAGCAGGACTCCATCTACTATGAGCACTTTTATAATGAGCTGCAGCCCTGGAAACACTACATTCCAGTTAAAAGCAACCTGAGCGATCTCCTAGAAAAacttaaatgggcaaaagatcacGATGAAGAGGTAAG GCAAAGAAGATAG
- the POGLUT2 gene encoding protein O-glucosyltransferase 2 isoform X1, which yields MFSILLLYCFFLGTVPALAETGGERRLSPEKSEVWGPGLKAAVVLPARYFYIQAVDTSGKKFTSSPGEKVFQIKISAPEEQFTRVGVQVLDRKDGSFIVRYRMYASYKNLKIEVKFQGQHVAKSPYILKGPVYHENCDCPLEDSAAWLQEMNCPEIITQIQRDLAHFPTIDPEKIAAEIPERFGQRQSLCHYTLKDNKVYIETHGEHVGFRIFMDAILLSLTRKVKMPDVEFFVNLGDWPLEKKKSNSNIHPIFSWCGSTDSKDIVMPTYDLTDSVLETMGRVSLDMMSVQANTGPPWESKNTTAVWRGRDSRKERLELVKLSRKHPELIDAAFTNFFFFKHDESLYGPIVKHISFFDFFKHKYQINVDGTVAAYRLPYLLVGDSVVLKQDSIYYEHFYNELQPWKHYIPVKSNLSDLLEKLKWAKDHDEEAKKIAKTGQEFARNNLMGDDIFCYYFKLFQEYASLQVSEPQIREGMKRVEPQTEDDLFPCTCHRRKTKDEL from the exons ATGTTTAGCATTTTGCTGCTTTACTGCTTCTTTCTGGGGACAGTTCCAGCACTGGCCGAGACCGGCGGAGAGAGGCGACTGAGCCCGGAGAAGAGCGAAGTATGGGGACCCGGGCTCAAAGCTGCTGTGGTCCTTCCCGCGCGCTATTTCTACATTCAGGCGGTGGACACTTCAGGAAAGAA ATTCACATCTTCTCCGGGTGAAAAAGTGTTCCAGATTAAAATCTCAGCCCCAGAGGAGCAATTCACTAGAGTCGGGGTCCAGGTTTTAGACCGAAAAGATGGGTCCTTCATAGTAAGATACAGAATGTACGCCAGCTACAAAAATCTGAAGATAGAAGTCAAATTCCAAGGTCAACACGTGGCCAAGtctccatatattttaaaag GGCCAGTTTACCACGAGAATTGTGACTGTCCTTTGGAAGACAGTGCAGCCTGGCTACAGGAGATGAACTGCCCAGAAATCATTACTCAGATTCAGAGAGATCTAGCACATTTCCCTACCATTGATCCAGAAAAGATCGCAGCAGAAATCCCAGAGAGATTTGGACAAAGACAGAGCTTGTGTCATTATACCTTGAAGGATAACAAG GTTTATATCGAGACACACGGTGAACATGTAGGTTTCAGAATTTTCATGGATGCCATACTACTTTCTTTGACTAGAAAA GTGAAGATGCCTGATGTGGAGTTTTTTGTTAATTTGGGAGACTGgcctttggaaaaaaagaaatccaattcaAATATCCATCCAATCTTTTCCTGGTGTGGCTCCACGGATTCCAAAGACATTGTGATGCCCACCTACGACTTGACTGACTCTGTCCTTGAAACCATGGGCCG AGTCAGTCTGGATATGATGTCTGTGCAAGCCAACACGGGTCCTCCCTGGGAAAGCAAAAACACCACAGCTGTCTGGAGAGGGCGAGACAGCCGAAAAGAGAGACTCGAGCTGGTTAAACTCAGCAGGAAACACCCGGAACTCATAGACGCTGCTTTCaccaactttttcttctttaaacacgACGAAAGCCTCTATGGTCCCATTGTgaaacacatttcattttttgatttcttcaag CATAAGTATCAGATAAACGTCGATGGCACTGTCGCAGCCTATCGCCTGCCGTATCTGCTAGTCGGTGACAGTGTGGTGCTGAAGCAGGACTCCATCTACTATGAGCACTTTTATAATGAGCTGCAGCCCTGGAAACACTACATTCCAGTTAAAAGCAACCTGAGCGATCTCCTAGAAAAacttaaatgggcaaaagatcacGATGAAGAG GCAAAGAAGATAGCAAAAACAGGACAAGAATTCGCAAGAAATAATCTCATGGGTGATGATAtattctgttattattttaaacttttccag GAATATGCCAGTTTACAAGTAAGTGAGCCCCAAATCCGAGAGGGCATGAAGAGGGTAGAACCACAGACCGAGGATGACCTCTTTCCTTGCACGTGCCACAGGAGGAAG ACCAAAGATGAACTCTGA